Part of the Triticum urartu cultivar G1812 chromosome 2, Tu2.1, whole genome shotgun sequence genome, GAACTATAAAATATTTGATCTTGTCATTCAAAAAAAAATCTTTGATCTTGTCCAATAAAAAAGTGAGTTTATAATAATCCTGATACATGTTGTTCTAAAAAAATCAATTCAGAATATgtgatttctagaagaaaaaagAACATCAGAATAACTGCAATGCGTTTACAATAATCCTGATGGTGAACCACACAATTTCTATCCATGTTTAATTAGAAAAGGCACAAACCATAAACTGACCCTCGTTCTCTCTCAAAATAAAAAACAGGCCAAATCATTGCACAATTACCGTTGGGAGCCATGAAGAAAATAACAGACATTTTACTAAAACATTCAGATCAATTTTTCTTTAGAACATGGAGTACTACTCAGATCAATTTAGGTAGGTGCAGAACGCAGAGGACATGCAAAATCAAGAGTTTCTCCAATGCTGCTCTGTTGTGTTCGTGTCTTTGTTGCAGATAAGGGCAAGGAAAAACCACAGGTCAAGCCAATGCAATGGTAATACATTCTTGTGATCCACACACTACCCAGGAGCAAAAATTATAAGAGAACGGGTATATGCGACCATGAATCAAGTGCCAAATTATCCATCTGTATTCCTCAACTTTCGAGGGTTGTAAATTCGTACTCCCTAAACTAAAACCACAACAggttctcaaaaaaaaaaaaactaaaacCACAACAAGCATTTCGGAACGGATGGAGTAGTAAACAACACCACCACACATTTCAAAACTAGTGGCAACATTTGCAGAAGCCCCATCACAATGCCGCTTGCTGGAGACAAATCTATGGACCTACACGCCGgggtctgaaaaagcagaagcaccCGGGGTTCGTCCCTTCCGGGATCATGCCCCCACCCTTGGTCGTGTCAAGATCCTCCAGTAGATGCACCACCTCCTTCATCTCGGGCCGCTTATCAGGGTCAGCATCCCAGCATCTCTTCATGATGTTCGCCAACCGGGTCAGGCAGCAGCGTGGGATCTTGGGTCGCAGATTCTATGCACACGACATAAAAAGCAAACCTATAAGCAAAAAATATTGTTGCGTAGGCTTGTTTTAACACATATTTGCATGCATAATTCTTCTGGGTGTAATATTTAGCGAGGGATCTGACGGAAAACATACATTGTGAACAACAGCAAACGAGACCTCTACCGAGCTCATGTCTGGATAGTACGGCATGTCACAGCAGTAGATCCCCCACAAGCATATCCCAAAGCTGTAAACATCGGACTTCCTGTCGTATGGCTTGCCCTCAATAACCTGCACAGAAAAACAACAACAACAGATTGCTTTTGTTGTGAAGAAACACAAGAATTGAGCACAGAAATCGTTGAAAGCGATTGGTTGGCAGCAAGATACCTCCGGGGCCATGTAACCGAGTGCGCCTGTCATGTCCTCCGGATTCTTAGCCTGCACACAGGCGAAGCCAAAGTCGGCAATCTTAACGACCGCCTCCTCTGTGCCAAGAAGCATGCTCTCAGGTTTGACATTCCGATGCACGATATTTTTCGAGTGAAGATAGCTCAGTCTGCAAAAGAAAATATATGAGAGTGCTGGTTATCCGCGGATTCGGATTGGAAGATATGCGGGAGCAAATCTAGCCAGCTTGCTTACCCATTGGCCAAATCCAACGCAAACTCAACCACAATTTTGTATCCGATCTTTCTCGCCCTGTGAGCATATAGATATCGTCTCAGTGATCCTAAATAGAGATATTCAAAGACAACACAACAGGCTCTCTCTGGCAGATCTCTGGGTGCACTGCTCTCGCCGCTATCGGCCGGAATGCTACGGTCAGTGGTATCCATTGATGCACCGATGAACTGCAAGGAAGAGAATACGACACATTCAATGTACCACACAAAGAAAAACTCAGTAGACAGCGTTGTAGTGCCTATTATCGGTCTTGAGGTAACATTGTTATAACGCACCGAAAATGAACTGACGCTACCCCAAAAAATAATGAACATTAAACATTGGTAATACAGTATGCGGGTGCGCAATGAGCAAAAAAATATTCACCCTTGCAACACTTTGGTGTTTGAGCTCCTTCCAGACAGCAACCTCCTTCCTGAATGCTTCGCTCTGAGTAGAAATTTCAGCCTCTGTCATAAAGCCATCTTCTCCCCACTCCAATACTTTAGCTTCATACACGATGAAGAAAAAATAAATGCATTATAACACTATAATCTTTGGGAGCTAGCTCGGGGCATTGTAGTGCGCATTTTGGCAGTTCGGTAAAATTATATTTCAACAGAACTCAAAAGTATACAACTGAACTTGAGGATGTTCATCAGGGATATTTTGTCCATTTGATAAAATGCTATTTAGGGCATGTATTTATGGACCTGTGCACAAGATTGCAATGACGGCACGCCGCGAATATCTACAAGAGTTAAACATAAATGGCCTAACACGACACTTGGATCAGCTTAAGGTTCTCTGACTATTAAGAAACAAAAGCTTAAAAATAAAATTCCAATTTTAATCTTATGAATGCACATTACTTGCTCAGGACATCTAAAGACACATGTGGAGCTTTAGCAGGAACAAACCAAAGAAGATCAACGTGTCCAAGGTCCGCAATGATGATTTATCAATGACGACGAATTGAGAGGGTCTGAATTATAAATTGTTCATGCACAAGAAATATGCACATGCAGCAGATGATAACAATACATCCATACTATGTGCATGATGATAATAAAGCATATAACACAGAAGATGATCCAGCCGATTCGCACTATTCAATTCCAAGATTAAAGCTCCACATCTACTCAAACAGGTGAGCCTTATGATTCTATCACTCATAACATCAATGGACCACCCAAGGCAGGAAAATTAGCATGGTCCACTGACGAAGAAAACAAAAGCAGAAACATAAATTTCCAGCTTTAGGAAATTTTAATCTTTTTTACTGGAGGCCTGACGCGTACGGACTAGACATGTCTACTCGCAAGAATTTAGATGAACGTGTCCAAAGCCCAGCAACGATGATCCATATATAGATTCGAAGTGCCAAACCAGCACCAAATTAAAGAGCATCGCATCGAGAAATAAACAAGATCGCAGAGATACAGTGCTACCTAGGACCTGTCTGCCATTGTAGGTGGCGCTGCAGAAGCTGCCGAAGGATCCGGGCGATTCCCGGTGGTGGATGTCGAGCTTGGCGAGGTCGATCTCCCGGGACGCCATGGGCCGGTCGCCGCCGCCCTTGCGCAGCCGCTTCACCATGGCAAGGGTCCACGCCGCTCCGGGAGGGCAGCGCTCTCAGATTGTGTTGGCACGGCTAGCCGGGATCCTACTCCCCTGCAAATCTCTGTTTAAACAGATGCTGCAGATATCTCTGGCGGGCATGCATATCTCGTCTCATATAGTCCTATATGCCAGCCAAAAAAGTCTCTCATAACAGCCAAGCTAGATCGTCCATGTACATGTTTATGGATAATCCCCGCAAAAAGGACATTTATTTGTATATCAGCAAAGCCGAGGAAGCAACACAAGCTGAGACCGTCAAGCGAGCAGCGAGGACGCGCCATCGCGCCCGCGTCCCTCAGCCGGAAACAGTCGCATGGGTACGTAAATAATGAACCAAATAAGGCAGCAGGAAGGACCAAACATATACTACCACGTTAAttaacaaaaacaaaaaaatccGTACTGTCAGGCTCCACATCTTCTATCTAACCTAAAAATACACGGCCATACTGTGTTGTGTGGCCGAGAGAAAGGCTACAGAACCAGGGGCTGATAACAAACCTCTTAAGCAGTTGTACCAAAAATAACAGATTCAAACGTAGCGTCGGCTACTTTCTCAACAATCTTCGCTACATGGGGCATAATTCACACTCCCAGCAACCTACAGGCACGACACGATCTGGAAGGAGCGAGCCCTCCATAGTTTTTGAGCCAACATCTGCCACCAATTCCCTTTCTCGTGCCGAGAACATGGGTGCGATTCAAAACCAAGTATCACCGACTACAGTACTACTGCTGTTCCTTGTTCTTGAGCTCAGTCTCGATGACCCGTAGTTTCTGATTGTTCTCCTCGTTGAGGAGCGACAGCCTCTCCAGCGAAGACTTCATCAGcgacatctgggactccgaaacGTGGCCTCTTCCGGCCTTCGGCGCCTGCCATGGCGCCATTCCTGTGCCGGTTGCACCACCCCCCAAAGACGGTTGGGTGAACCGTTTCATCCTCGTGCTCAGGGCAGCAATGGAAGTACGCAGAGCGTCCAGCTCCACGTCCGCAAACCTATCTGCAAGTTTTAGCAGACACAAAGTATGTTAGGGCATGATGAGGATGTAAAGGGAGAATATGCAAAGTCAGGTTTCTAGATTACGGACCAAGCTGTGACTTGAACTCCAGCTCTGCCTGTGACAATGGTTTCTTGTTTGCGGCAGGCAGCATCTTGAAGCTTTCTATACGCTTCTCCAACAGATCATACACCTTGGAGGCCCGTTCGACCCGCCTGTTTATCTCCTCATCTTTGGCTTCTATGGATAGAAGTGATTGCTTCACTGCTTGTAGGCGTTTCTGCTTGTCTTCAATCTCTGTCTTCACATAATCTTCGTGTTCCTTGAGCTCAATGAAAACCTGAACATCATTCAAATGAACCCACAATCGTTAGTGATATGCTTATATTGTGGGGATTAAAAGATGTAACAGGTTCAGTTATCTCCAGAAGGGAATGACTTTTACTTGTGCACCAACAATGGCATATGACATATTCTAAGTTGATAAGGGATATGCACAAAATACCATAATGATAGCTCTTACCTTGTGCCCATACTCCACATAGTGCTCATGGAAAACCTTAATATAGTGATGAAGTGTGGACTTCCCTTCGATGGAGTCAGGAGTCAACGACCTCAGGCTTGTTGAAGATGGAAGTATGGGTGGATCTGGACCAGCAAGAAGTTCTTTGCTGATCATTCCAGTTGTGGAAGATTCTACATCCTTGATGTCCTTGCTACATATGTCAAGCTGAAGAGGTGTTGGTTCCTTCCAACCCTTCATTTCTACCACAAAGCACTCGCCAGTGTATGTGATGCCAACTAACTGCACATGGCCATACGCATCAGCTATGGCGACAAATCCAgaaaggaagggagaacttgtaTCACTGTTGCCTGTGGTGAGTACAGGATGCACCGAGGGTGGTGTGGAAGCCATTTCAGGGTATGAAAACGGCAGGAAGTGCAACGTGACCATGTCAAGTCCCCCTCCATGCGCACAATAAAATCTCTCTGGGACAAGGGGATCCAGAAACAGTGATAAAGAGCTACCGTTAGAAGTTTTTGGTAGTGCCAAATCCACAATTGAGAGCCTTAGCAAAGGAGGAGAGTGTCCCATCCAGACAGCTTCTGTATTGCTCTTCGCATTTGATCCCATACTCGATGAACGATGTGATCTCAAGGCCGACGAATCTTGTGGATTAGAGTCACATATCATAGCAACGCTCTTTATGCGTCCATGTGAATCGACATTAAGGCGAGTAGGAACCCCAATGCTCCATTGTGGTTGGATTTCATCGGCTAGAGCATCAATCTGGAGCTGTCCACTACCCCAGGCAGTTACAAGAACTGAATCTTTGCCAACAGAGCTGTACACAAAACCCACAGCTTTACCTTCACAAGAGCTGCTCTTGCCTTCGAGTTCATTGTTTTCCTCGCAAACTCTACAAAGAGGCCCCTGCATGGGTGCTCAATCTTAATACACATTGATTCATGATAAAAACATAGAATGAAGGTCATAGAAAATAGCAGTCAGAATTTGGAGAACCAAATTCTCAATTTCTCATGACAAGAAATGATGATATTTCTTGGTTATCAAAGCAGTTCAGGAATAGTTGGTGTTTTGTTGATTTTCTGTATAACATGTTTCGTAAGCTTTAACATTTAATTTATACTACAGATTGGTCTTGTTTCCAAGGAACTTCAGAATTCAAAATGAGTGGTAGATTTACAAACAGAAAATTTTATGCCTATAGTAAGTCAGCCAAATATAACCACAACAGTGATTTTCAAAGAGAATTAAAACAGTAAAATCAATGTTCAACATAGTATTTACTATTTTCTTCCTCCAAAAGCGTACTGGCTATCAGAACATTTAACCAATTGTCCGGCCATGACCAAAACTGTGGGTACAATATTTGTTGACATATTTCTCAAAAAATATATTTGCTGACACAATTACAGTAGTAAAACTGCGCCTGCAGAGGAAGTGTCACGTGTACACATGAGTGTGGCAGACATGACTGTGCAATTTGTGGCAAATGTTTGGTCACGAGCCAAATGGCTCCTACCCTTACAAATCAACAATCTTATGTACTAGAAAAGCATCGGATTGACTATGAGCACTTAAATGAACAAATTACTAGTTTAAGAGGCATGCCTTTTTTCCTTCCTCTTCATCATGGTTGTGTTACATCATCCTAACTTTATATACAGCAGGAATAGAGGCGATGTGCTACTTGTATCCACGGTTAAATCTCACCTCAAAATATTTCTGACCAAAAGTAATTTACTTTGTTCCTTCTAAAGGTGCTTACTTTTTTCCTTCTAAAGGTGTTTACTTGATATTCACATGTTAAAACCGAATGCAATAATGCATGAGAAAATTTCATACGTCTAGCCATCCCAAGATAATAAAAGCATCAGCCCCGTTCGAACACCACAAGCTGAATTCTCCAGTTAAACACATAGAGCTACACTTGCTCGGTCATTCTcaggtactccctccattccaaaatagatgacccaacctTATACTAACTTTATACTAGACCCATTCTCAGGTACTAAAGTTAGTATAaggttgggtcatctattttggaacggagggagtatatttcaGAAAGTCGATAGAAGCGTACCTGTAGAGTTAGAGAATCGTCTACTGGGGCATATGCACGAGCTCTTGACATCAGCGTGCTGCTATCTGCTGATTGACGTAACAGCTCCGGAAATGTTGCCTCCAACCATGCAATTGCCAAATGTGAGTTCGTGACAACATTTGGATTTGAAGATTTCAACCCAAATGTATTAACATCTTCATATATCTCTTCGATATGTTTCTTACTATAGTCACTGCATCATAGAAAATAATTGCCAAATCAATGTAGATAAAGTACAACCTACAGCATGAAATTAAGTAGTTCTCACAATGTTAGGCAACATATCGAAATAAAATGTTAGGCAACATAAAAATGATAAGCGCTGAAAGAAGGGAGCAGATAGAAGTGCAATATTACCATCCAAATGGAACAACGGGGCAGAGCACAAAAATTGAACCATCACTGAACAAGATGAAAACCTGCATAAACAGGCTTACATGTGAAACAAAGCACAGGAATTGACTACTCAACATACAAAACATTAATCCTAATCAAGGTAACTTTGAAGAGACTACACATGTATGTCCAAACAACATATCAAATGacaacttgaaagaaaaattgaaatgCATGAGGCATCAAGTAACTTCCTGTAATTCTGTTATGAACAGCACGGTGTAGACTTCACACAAAAAAAAATAGTATTGATACAGTCATACAAAAACAGTAAATAAGCAT contains:
- the LOC125539551 gene encoding serine/threonine-protein kinase STY13-like is translated as MVKRLRKGGGDRPMASREIDLAKLDIHHRESPGSFGSFCSATYNGRQVLAKVLEWGEDGFMTEAEISTQSEAFRKEVAVWKELKHQSVARFIGASMDTTDRSIPADSGESSAPRDLPERACCVVFEYLYLGSLRRYLYAHRARKIGYKIVVEFALDLANGLSYLHSKNIVHRNVKPESMLLGTEEAVVKIADFGFACVQAKNPEDMTGALGYMAPEVIEGKPYDRKSDVYSFGICLWGIYCCDMPYYPDMSSVEVSFAVVHNNLRPKIPRCCLTRLANIMKRCWDADPDKRPEMKEVVHLLEDLDTTKGGGMIPEGTNPGCFCFFRPRRVGP
- the LOC125539550 gene encoding nuclear pore complex protein NUP88, translating into MTRITAPELSPSPPDSPPPARRSPAPATPPSRRRRPSPSPSLALTPSSASTSTTSSRPRPRPSPKRTYSPAQWVPVSSHPAFALRGALGGGGAAWDAAGSRLYVWDPSARGAHRVSVRIRDAEAERDGEEVAVEAAVPSEMLMPETDLGYEVTHISLNTDGSSLLLAGSHNINVLYVHERVSEDGDTIICRTAPVASQILPTNNNGIKVLQTSWHPFSSSHFGVLTSDAVFRLFDLSFDLEQPEQEFYLQPILPGRCQNASSICPVAFSYGSDHLWDRFSVFILFSDGSIFVLCPVVPFGCDYSKKHIEEIYEDVNTFGLKSSNPNVVTNSHLAIAWLEATFPELLRQSADSSTLMSRARAYAPVDDSLTLQGPLCRVCEENNELEGKSSSCEGKAVGFVYSSVGKDSVLVTAWGSGQLQIDALADEIQPQWSIGVPTRLNVDSHGRIKSVAMICDSNPQDSSALRSHRSSSMGSNAKSNTEAVWMGHSPPLLRLSIVDLALPKTSNGSSLSLFLDPLVPERFYCAHGGGLDMVTLHFLPFSYPEMASTPPSVHPVLTTGNSDTSSPFLSGFVAIADAYGHVQLVGITYTGECFVVEMKGWKEPTPLQLDICSKDIKDVESSTTGMISKELLAGPDPPILPSSTSLRSLTPDSIEGKSTLHHYIKVFHEHYVEYGHKVFIELKEHEDYVKTEIEDKQKRLQAVKQSLLSIEAKDEEINRRVERASKVYDLLEKRIESFKMLPAANKKPLSQAELEFKSQLDRFADVELDALRTSIAALSTRMKRFTQPSLGGGATGTGMAPWQAPKAGRGHVSESQMSLMKSSLERLSLLNEENNQKLRVIETELKNKEQQ